One part of the Palaemon carinicauda isolate YSFRI2023 chromosome 23, ASM3689809v2, whole genome shotgun sequence genome encodes these proteins:
- the LOC137617097 gene encoding uncharacterized protein has product MANITEKTHNPHRMQLKMKISKSLLTEPKEIELRWRNHFENLFNPAGQDVEEFEVNYQVNSNDEPDIMEDELNNALNKMKKDKTPGDDGIPDELLKNLGDAGTFQFLELYTGFWNGVDNPVDWVLDIICPKCPIYKKKGTTGISLLPHPLKVYEIMLESRVRECVEQTLSE; this is encoded by the coding sequence ATGGCAAATATTACAGAGAAGACTCACAACCCCCATCGTATGCAGTTAAAGATGAAAATTTCGAAATCTTTACTTACAGAGCCAAAGGAAATTGAACTTAGATGGAGGAATCATTTTGAAAATCTCTTTAACCCAGCTGGTCAAGATGTTGAAGAATTTGAAGTTAACTACCAAGTGAATAGCAATGATGAACCTGACATAATGGAAGACGAACTCAATAATGCTCTAAATAAGATGAAAAAGGACAAAACTCCAGGAGATGATGGTATACCTGATGAATTACTGAAGAATTTAGGAGATGCAGGAACATTCCAGTTCCTTGAACTTTATACTGGTTTCTGGAATGGAGTGGACAATCCAGTTGACTGGGTCCTCGATATTATATGCCCTAAATGccctatatacaaaaaaaaagggacAACAGGTATATCTTTGTTGCCACATCCCCTAAAGGTTTATGAAATAATGCTGGAAAGTAGAGTTAGAGAATGCGTGGAACAAACACTGAGTGAGTAG